From Heliomicrobium modesticaldum Ice1, a single genomic window includes:
- a CDS encoding methyl-accepting chemotaxis protein, translating to MILTEKTAVELTEFIHRQTGYHSIVCDTTGRIIADSSHTRVGNMHAGSKRIMTTDIDTIAITEEDEINSGGAVKVGINLAVKVDGVKIGTFGIGGKLELVTPVAKVASGLLAKMLHDEEMKSTLQTVIGEITESLERAMAAVEQITASSQELAANSQSLANVTVETLEHVKATTNIIGFIQRIANQTKLLGLNASIEAARAGEQGRGFAVVANEVRKLAEESGGSAREINALLSQFKGNIEKVSDGVMQNSTVAEEQARATQDIAGMVEVLNEAGRKLAELAEKL from the coding sequence ATGATTCTCACCGAAAAAACAGCGGTGGAGCTTACAGAGTTTATCCACCGGCAGACAGGCTATCACTCGATTGTCTGTGACACCACAGGCCGCATCATCGCTGATTCCAGCCATACTCGCGTAGGGAATATGCATGCCGGTTCGAAGCGAATCATGACAACCGACATCGATACGATCGCCATTACGGAGGAAGATGAGATCAACTCCGGGGGCGCTGTGAAGGTGGGCATCAATCTCGCTGTCAAGGTGGACGGCGTTAAGATCGGCACCTTCGGCATCGGTGGCAAGCTGGAGTTGGTGACGCCCGTTGCCAAGGTGGCCTCGGGGCTGTTAGCAAAGATGCTTCACGATGAAGAGATGAAATCGACACTGCAAACGGTCATCGGAGAAATCACGGAGTCGCTGGAACGGGCCATGGCGGCGGTCGAGCAGATCACGGCCTCGTCGCAGGAACTGGCCGCGAACAGCCAGTCCCTAGCCAACGTCACCGTCGAAACGCTGGAACATGTCAAGGCGACAACCAACATCATCGGTTTCATTCAGCGCATCGCCAACCAGACGAAACTGCTCGGCCTCAACGCCTCCATCGAAGCGGCCCGGGCCGGCGAGCAAGGGCGAGGATTCGCGGTGGTGGCGAACGAGGTGCGCAAACTGGCTGAGGAAAGCGGCGGTTCGGCCCGCGAAATCAATGCCCTCTTAAGCCAGTTCAAAGGAAACATTGAAAAGGTTTCCGACGGGGTCATGCAAAACAGCACTGTTGCCGAAGAACAGGCGCGAGCC